The Juglans regia cultivar Chandler chromosome 11, Walnut 2.0, whole genome shotgun sequence genome contains the following window.
ACCAAACGAACCTCAGCCAAGACGACACACACAAAAAGAGATATGGAATTTAGAGGGTAGGAGATGATGAAGAAAGTACTTGGATGAAAGATCAACTTATCTCTCATTGTTTGGTGAAAAAGCCAATGTAGAGTTTGACAAAATTAGAGATGCCCTCAGATTCTCTTTTCTCACAATCACCCACGACTATCAAAATTGTTGTCCCTCTCATGGTGGTGGTTTGCAGTGGCTTAAAATTGGAAAGCCtagtgctctgttttttggTGCAAAAACAGGGGTCTCTTGGATGTCCAATGTTGACCCATACCTCTTACCCCTTCGATTCCTTCCCCCTACCCCTTTTCCCCCCAAAGGAAGTATTGTACGAGAATAAGGAACTTTCCAAGATAGAAAATTGTGTATAGAATTTTTGGACATGCTTGAAGTCCTGTTGGCTGAGAGAAGAGTAGATAAATCGTTGGCAGCCTTGGAGGAAACAGAAAGTATAGCAGAAGAAGCCAAAAAGAGGCAAACATTGAGCCAAACCAATCTGCTATCTCCTGTCCTTTTGAGACTCTTTAGGCCCTGCGTTGAACAGGCATTAAACACCAACTTAAAAGAATTGAATAGAGCAGCTTTGCACTTGCTGCCATAGATGATTGGTCACTTGCGTTTCCAGTTGCTGGTATGCATTTGGGCTCAACTGCATCTCTTGGTAGTACTATGAATGCATCCCAGCCAAAGCTTTCAGTCAGTACTCAGAGATTCAATTTAATGGTCCAAGTGATTGTTCCTTGCAAGAAGAGCCACTTTATACGTTGTTAATCTGGGGGAAATGGAGATTCAGAGAAGGAAAGGTGAGGAAGAAAtcgaaggaaagaaaaaaccaaaaagggaaagaagaaatgaaggggATTCGGTTTACATCAAGACGACGTCGTTTTCGTTTTGCCACGTGGATGCCGATGCCGCAGCGGGGACGCAACACGGTTGTATATAgactttttgttttcaaaatatcatttgtctaaaaaattgaagcggatgaaaaaaaaaaagatttatttatttgtattatattcttaacattcTTCGGTCCTCACATGTGGCCCAAACTCTCTCTCATTTAGTAGACCCaatatgtgaaatatttaattaaataaaaaaaatatagagtcaAAGTTCGAATTTAAGAcatctgctctgataccatgtgaaatcattactaattattccaaaagtttaagctaatGCATGAGAAGAGGTCGACTTATATAATGCGacgaaaatgatcattttctatcaaaatgagtctattATTGGTcaaaataatccgtcacaaattatcatttttcttatagctAGCATGCGTGCAActcaaacttatatatatctttcagtTTTCAATATAAACCATATGTCAAGATCCTTTGAACCAAATAGCATAATAAGGTACGTTCTGGTCTCCAAACAAGAGAAACAGGTTCGAACCCCTGCCCAcccctatataaaaaaaaatgtgatttgaaTTCATTCGATAGTTTAAAATCATGTAGTGTGATAAAAATCCGATTATAGGTTAAGATCGGAAAAATTTTACGACAAAAATAACTAATTTCTTAGGACTAAGAACTTGGTCTAGAAAACACATTTTTGACGTACTTGTAGTGATCAGAGTAAAAACATAAGTTtaaagaaaattggaaaaaaaaagaattggggGTTTGTTTGAGAGGACACGTACGCTATAGTACTCCTAGCCAGAACTCTGAACCAAAAACAATGACGTCCACCAAAACTAGATAAGCTTTATCTCGGAGTGAAAAAGCAAGGCATTATCTGTATATCTCTAAAAGCATTTTGCACCATCGAAAAAATTCAGCCACttcacaaatttattttcttctgaaaTTCTTGGCCTGATTAAACTACTCTCAATTTCCCACAGAATGACTAAATAATTCAAATCGTGCATCATGACACACTGCTCGTAGTACTGGTTTTTGTGATACTCAACCACATAAATccattatttgtgtttttacaCGACAACGATCGAGGAAAAACACATGCTATGTACATATAATGAGCTATTCCGGTCCCAGCCAAACAAGAAAAGCAAGATATGGCACTGCAAAACTACTACTACCATGCATTCAAAAAGGTGCATTTTCACCGGGTTTTTATGACACACTCCTCCGGTGACCAGAAAGAGAGTGTTCAAGAGGTGACAACCCGGCCGACTGGTGGAAGGTCTCCGGCTGAACAATTTGCACCGCTAGCAACGACGTTTGGTCGGCGGCTGGTAGTCGGCGTTGGGTCAGCCTCCCTAGTGGCTCTTGGTGcaaattttggtggggtaacAAGTTTTCTTCTCGGATTATCGCCGGAAACTGGGAGGGATCTGAAGCTAGATGTGGTTTATCCTATCGGAGGGTACAATCGTTACATTCAGACAAATGAAGGATTTGGTTAGTGAATTGTACTCTTACAATTAATGTTGTCAAGATTCTTCTTTTGGGTCTTTCTTTTGTTCCCTTGAAGCCAAAAAAACTTTtccataatttttcttaaaaataaaataaaataaaaagaggacgaaaaatagaaaaagaaaatggcattCAGATCATGAATGTCCACTCCCTAAAAAGGGCTTATCAATATGATATTAATATGAGTGGACAATATTCCTGGTCTTTGATCGATCTAAATGGTATTATTAGAGATTccttattatatatgaaaaaagtgCATGTgtatatgtgcatatatatatatatatatatatatatatatatatatatatacagagatTAAAATCtgtcaaaaatatgttgaactaTACATGCAGCTAATGTGAGTTGTTAAAGTGATCTTATAGATCAAGTACTGATATATGCTTCTCTAATTTCGTATTTGTTGTTGCAAAATAAACAGAATTCCTGTACCCAGCAAAATGGGTTGGGGATCAGACACTGTTATATCGAGCACTGGAGAGATTGGAAAGAGAACTTGACACGCCCACGACCGTCAACACTGCCAAGTCCAATAATCGGCGGCGGAGTGTTAGTGAACCGGTCGTTGCATTTGGTCCGCCTGGTACAACCGGTGAGCTCAATGTTAGTGTCATTGTGTCGCCAGTTCCTCAAGACTTCTCGTGAGTACTTCTATACATGTctacatatatatgattatgATTTCCTAGTCCTTTTTAGTACAACTTGCTAGTTAATTAGAACTACATTTTCAAATCAAGCCCCAAGTAAAGGTTCTAAAGTGACCCGACCCCATGATTAATTTGGAACATTTCTTTGTAGAATTGAAGCTTTTGGAGGACCAAAAGAAGTGGGAGAAGCAGTGGTTCGGAGCATTACAGGGTCAGGCAGACGCCCTGACGTTAAAGGGACATTGATAGAATCAACTTTGAGAGAGGATCCTGTAAAGAATGTCAAATACTACGAGCTGGAATTCAGAGTTGAGAGCCCCTCATTTCAGCGGCATAATCTTGCAGTTTGTTGCTCTCGTGGTGGTAGGCTATTCACACTAAACGCTCAGGCACCAGAATCTGCATGGTCAAGGGTGGAATCAGACTTCCACACAATGGCTCATTCATTTAGTATTACTGAAACTGCACCTGTTGCAGAGTTTAATTGACCAAACACTGAGACAAAGTTGCATTGCATTTTTCCTTAACAAGGCTATACTTTTTATACTGTCTTCATTGCCTATACCTTTCCATTCTAGAAAGTGACAGACATCTCAGAATTTCAGATAAAGTTAATcctatataagattttaatacTGCATCTAACTAAAATTGGAGAGAATGTCAAAACAAACTTAGAAACAAACAGTTCGGGAATGTGATGCGACTCCTAACACACTGATTTAATACGATAGTTCGCAtgcatttattaatatatactgcAATGGTTTTCATTAAAGGAGGCATGCAGCATTGTCTATAATCAAAAAGCACCATTGTAAGCGCGAgtcaaaaattacatattaacaacACATGATTTAGAGCTGTGACTCCCTATTATAAAACACTAGAATTCTTATACCTAATTACTGTACAGAAATTCAAGCACAAGTTATCTGTCTTCCCTTAACCATCTTTTCCAAGTTCTCTGAAACCATTGCAGTCAAATTAGGATCTTCAAATCCAAGCTCTGCACCAAGTCTGTCATTGACAGAAAAAAGAATACGCATTTCAGCATTTATAAAAAAGGATGGACGGAAAAGATAGCCAGGTTGGGGGGGtcggggtgggggtgggggtggaggaGGAGGGGGTAACTGATCAACAAGATAAGAAAATTAAGATGAGATTTGCTTACTTTGGATCCAGGACCAATTTCTGAACTTCTTTAATGGCTGAACTTGCGGCATAAAGTGATATTTTTCCTACCTGTCTCAGAAGCCAACACAAAATGAGAACgtttactaaaaataaacagaACAAGAATGGTTCAAtagaaaatgggaaaaaaacaaaacatatgaaCAGTATCAAggtataaaactaaaatataaagacTGAGATGAAGAAGGAAGGAACTGAATACTTCTAGGGAAAATTTCCTTTGTCTGACCTCCAACACCTGTAGTTTTGCCTCATGGTCATTTGGAAGACAGCGGATTTCCTCAGCCAACCTCACAGCCTCTCCCAGACTTTCAGGGGATAAGAAATCGAGGCCCAACTGAACAGTGGACTGCAAATTTTAAGAGGGAAGAACGTCAATATAATGTTACAAACAAATCCAATTTCACTGGACATCTGGAGCAGCCTCACTAAAAAATAATCTGGAATAGCTTTTCTAAAACttacaacatattttttttttttataagtaagaaactttattgaatgaaactagatgaagcccatgtacacaggaagtatacaaaagaagcacctaattacattctagaaacctgaaaagaaaacaaaaacccatGAGCATTTCCTCCCTTAAGAACAATAGCCGAAAACCACTGCAGCAAAGAAGACAAACAATTTCCAGATATCCTCAACAGTTCGCTCCTTGTCGTTGAAGCACCTCTCATTCCTTTCtaaccataaacaccacataatacacaaaggaatcatcctcCACGCCGCTGCCAACTGAGAGCTTCTGTGCCGCCTATTCCAACATGCTAGTAGATCCACCACTCTCATTGACATAACCCAACTCAACCCAGATCTACTAAGAACCCCATCCCATAActccctagccacctcacaatgtaggaGTAAATGATCAATCAAttcaccatttttcttacacatgaagcaccacTCCATAACAACCTTACCatgtttcctcaaattgtcaaaaaaattacaacatataAATTCAGGGAATCTCTTTTCAATTGAACCCATCTAGTGGTTATAGAAGTTCACAAAGGAATAGCGTGTCTGCTGAACTTTTCACCCAGGGACATGTTACAACATAAAGCACCTTGCACAGAatggcataacataatataAGCATTTGAGGACAGCACTTTCGAGGTCTGAAATAaactttgttttcctttcaattAGTGGGCAGTCCACACTTTTCAGAAATTCATTTCTCCTGTTAGCAAATACTGATAGGGCCCATTTCTCATTAAATATCTAGGTCAACTACTGAGAAACCGatcaaaaaaatacacatttgaATTAGTTTGTATTAGTAatgtgtttttaaataaaaacattgaATATTGAGAGTGGAGTCTTGAAGCACCCAAAGGGACCCCTGGTTTCTTGTTGTAAGTAGTAACCGAGATAAAAAAGCAACCTAACCGCAAGGATTGACACACCCCTCCCccttctcaaaaaaataaaaaataaaactaaaaaacaaaaacaaaagtggaACCGTATAAGCTtctaataaaacataatttctaCATcactccaaaaacaaaaacagcaGTCTAAAGCTCTAATAAAGCATAACTTCTACATTACTCTAGACACATGCTCTAACGTATGAAACATCATAGACCCCCATCTTTCATCAAgaattcaaaatcaatatttcaatCGCGAGTCAAGAGATGCAACATCATTTCATTCAAACTCAGTAATTTAACAATAAAACTCAGTAACCATAGAGAACTCACCTGGAGGTTTCTCACTTGGAAGGGGCATCCAGCAGGAACAAATACAGCTTGCCCCAAATGCTGTTCAAAAGACCACGGCTCAACTCCTGAGGAAGAGGAacaaacaggcattcaaaaaaatctaaaaaaatacttatgaTCCAATGTCATCAACACGCACATCACAGGgaataagaattaaaagaaattggtaagccaacttaaaaataaatctccactAGTGAGTGAATCTGAGCATTGCATGACCTGAGAAAAGTGTCCAAGCGAGAACCAACTAGGTTTTAAATGCCAAAGCAGTGTTCTGCAAATTTTCCATCCACACACCATGTCTTCCAACAGTAATGTTGTTTTGAATAAGttgaacaaaatttattttaaaatgttggCTCCACCATAACTTTGTCCAGGCCATTAATACAGTAAATGGTAGCCTTAAAAAGGGTCATATTAGTACCTCCTCCCAAGCTTGAACAAAGTTAAAAAGGATCATAACTTTGTCCAGGTCGTTAATACTATACATGTCTCAAACATACTGCCTAAGTCAAggggtcatttttttttttttttttttataagtaataaactttattgatcGAATGCAACTAggcaaagcccatgtacacaggtagtatacaaaagagacacctaattacactagcaagctgaaaagaaagtaaaaactcatgaacattccctccctttaatacaataaaagaaaaccaTTGAACCATATTACAACCTCCTCAAAAGCTtgattaataattagaaaaatcaaTTGCTACTTGTCCTTACCAAATTCTTCCTTCAACTTTCTTTTATGATGCTCATTCAAGAACAATGTTTCATCATAAAGAAGCCTTTTCACctgagatttaaaaagtttgataagaaacataaaacaaaacaagccAAATACAATCAAATATGCTCATTCAATCCAAATAAAGGAGCAATTTCTTTATGAGATTGTGAGAACAGAACTTACAAAGTCATTTGACACAATATCAGTCTTCCCAAATTCCTTCCAGTGAATTCTCAAATATTCAGTCACCTTTGGAACATCCTGCCGTCGAAACACATCCCAGAGGACTCCAGGATGAGTCTTTTCTGAAACTTCTCCACCATCTATGGTTGATTGCTCACAAACATTATTCTCTTCAATATCATTGGTTTCAACACTTCCATCCACCACTGACTCATTTTCATGGGCATCCAATTTTGTCCCACATGTATTCTGCAGATATTGACCATCAAATGACATATCAGGTGACCTATTGTCCAAACCTACTTGTGGATCCTGCAATGATTCATTAGCCTCAGATGCCTCGGAGGATTTCTGTAATTTTTCTGTCTGTGTCCTCTGCCAACCTTTTAGCTTCACATCACATGTATGCACCAATAGGTATACCTGACCATAGCTCAGAGGATGTCAATAAATTTTGAGAGATCACTTTGTTGGCTACATCAGATGACACAACAGAGGATAAGAATAACATAAATCTCAAGATGTAAGACTCAAGGTACACTTAGGGGTTTCAATCAAAAAGTAGATTAGATATGATGCATTTTTAAAGAATTGAGACCAACTTAATTCAAATCATCACAACAGTCTGTCCTGGtgttaacccctaggggttggctcaagtggtaaaggccttgggcttgagggtatgctccccccaggtctaaggttcaaattcccttgggtgcaaacaatctctaggggccatcggactgggggatttttctcttgaattacccaaggtgtACTTGcgagaaactccttgccgaaggcctgtgcacccctgagattagtcgggacactGTTTCTGGACACCcggtaccaataaaaaaaaaaaaaaaaaagtctgtcCTGGTGTTATTTGGttatcatttataaaatacaaactATTCAATAAtgatttcatttcaaataaaagagtTTGATCTCCAAAgaacttataaaatataaatttaaaattaatttataataggGCCAtcgtaattatatataaaagtaaaccatCAAACAAGAGATTAGAACTtgagatgcatgcatgattaagAGTTAAGGGAAGAAATATCTTAGCATTTTTCCTCATTTcatattcttaatattttaacaacaCAAGTACAAAAAAAACAGCTATCAAGTGCAGTGGTAGGATACAAAAAAGTAGGCACTAAACAGtcaatataataaactattggGCAGTGAGAACAGGGAGAAGTAATAACTTACCATGTCACGCATATTGAAATGGAGATTAGTCACTGAATCACCTCTATCAAGTT
Protein-coding sequences here:
- the LOC109003680 gene encoding psbP domain-containing protein 7, chloroplastic, which encodes MALQNYYYHAFKKVHFHRVFMTHSSGDQKESVQEVTTRPTGGRSPAEQFAPLATTFGRRLVVGVGSASLVALGANFGGVTSFLLGLSPETGRDLKLDVVYPIGGYNRYIQTNEGFEFLYPAKWVGDQTLLYRALERLERELDTPTTVNTAKSNNRRRSVSEPVVAFGPPGTTGELNVSVIVSPVPQDFSIEAFGGPKEVGEAVVRSITGSGRRPDVKGTLIESTLREDPVKNVKYYELEFRVESPSFQRHNLAVCCSRGGRLFTLNAQAPESAWSRVESDFHTMAHSFSITETAPVAEFN